Proteins from one Thioflavicoccus mobilis 8321 genomic window:
- a CDS encoding IS3 family transposase (programmed frameshift), with protein sequence MTRRKRRNHAPAFKAKVALAAVKGEQTLAELAAQFDVHPNQIQDWKRRLLESAEDVFAAQADQARHSEQAIETLHAKIGQLAMENGFFVQSARAQPMSARRAQIHTEHALPKVRRCALLGVARATAYYRPAPVGEQDLALMRLIDEIHLQWPFYASRRLRDELQRHGQWVSRQRVQRLMRRMGLQALYPRRRTSQPGKGHKVYPYLLRNLSIDHANQVWATDITYIPMAKGFMYLVAIMDWHSRRVLSWRVSNTLDADFCIAALQEALGRFGAPEIFNTDQGAQFTCEAFTGVLKEQRIAISTDGKGRWVDNVVVERLWRTVKYEDVYLRAYETPGQLRLGLRRYFDFYNCRRRHSALDRRTPDAVYFDQVASPMAA encoded by the exons ATGACCCGAAGAAAGCGACGCAATCACGCCCCGGCCTTCAAAGCGAAGGTCGCCCTGGCGGCGGTGAAGGGTGAGCAGACCCTGGCCGAGTTGGCCGCGCAGTTCGATGTTCACCCCAACCAGATCCAGGACTGGAAGCGGCGCTTGCTTGAGAGCGCCGAGGATGTCTTCGCTGCCCAGGCCGATCAAGCCCGCCACAGCGAGCAGGCGATCGAGACGCTCCACGCCAAGATTGGCCAGTTGGCGATGGAGAACG GATTTTTTGTCCAAAGTGCTCGGGCGCAGCCGATGAGTGCGCGTCGAGCACAGATTCACACTGAGCATGCCTTGCCCAAGGTGCGCCGCTGTGCGCTGCTGGGGGTGGCGCGCGCCACGGCCTACTACCGGCCCGCGCCGGTTGGCGAGCAGGACCTGGCACTGATGCGGCTCATCGATGAGATTCACCTGCAGTGGCCGTTCTACGCCAGCCGGCGCCTCCGCGACGAGCTCCAGAGGCATGGCCAGTGGGTCTCACGCCAACGCGTGCAGCGTCTGATGCGCCGCATGGGCCTGCAGGCGTTGTATCCACGGCGCCGCACGAGCCAGCCGGGCAAGGGACACAAGGTCTACCCGTATCTGCTCAGGAACCTGAGCATCGATCATGCGAACCAGGTCTGGGCCACCGACATCACCTACATCCCGATGGCCAAGGGGTTCATGTACCTGGTGGCCATCATGGACTGGCACTCGCGCCGTGTCTTATCGTGGCGGGTGTCGAACACCCTCGATGCCGACTTCTGCATCGCGGCGCTGCAGGAGGCCTTAGGGCGCTTCGGCGCCCCGGAGATCTTCAACACCGACCAAGGGGCGCAGTTCACCTGCGAGGCCTTCACGGGCGTGCTCAAGGAGCAGCGCATCGCCATCAGCACGGACGGCAAGGGCCGCTGGGTCGACAACGTCGTCGTCGAGCGCCTGTGGCGCACCGTCAAGTACGAGGACGTCTACCTGCGTGCCTACGAGACGCCCGGCCAGCTTCGACTGGGCTTGCGGCGGTACTTCGATTTCTACAACTGCCGGCGCCGCCACAGCGCGCTGGACCGACGCACCCCGGATGCGGTGTACTTCGACCAGGTTGCCAGCCCCATGGCCGCCTGA
- a CDS encoding HD domain-containing protein yields MQGVMVEGMSQFVRALAFAAEKHRGQRRKDVAASPYINHPIALADVLVNEGGVFDATVLCAAVLHDTIEDTETTPDELARHFGERIAGIVMEVTDDKALPKDERKTRQVTHAPYLSSEAKLVKLADKICNLRDILAAPPAGWSGARKRAYFDWAAQVIAGVRGAHPGLESLFDGLLARTAELD; encoded by the coding sequence ATGCAGGGTGTGATGGTCGAGGGGATGAGTCAGTTCGTGAGGGCGTTGGCCTTCGCCGCGGAGAAGCACCGTGGTCAGCGGCGCAAGGACGTCGCTGCCTCGCCTTACATCAATCACCCGATCGCATTGGCCGACGTCCTCGTCAATGAGGGTGGCGTCTTCGACGCGACGGTCCTCTGCGCGGCGGTCCTGCACGACACGATCGAAGACACCGAGACGACGCCCGATGAGCTCGCGCGACACTTCGGTGAGCGAATCGCGGGGATCGTGATGGAGGTTACCGACGACAAGGCCCTGCCGAAGGACGAGCGCAAAACGCGGCAGGTCACCCACGCGCCCTACCTTTCTTCGGAGGCGAAGCTCGTCAAGCTGGCTGACAAGATCTGCAACCTGCGTGACATCCTCGCAGCGCCACCGGCCGGTTGGTCTGGCGCGCGTAAGCGCGCCTACTTCGACTGGGCCGCGCAGGTCATCGCCGGCGTGCGCGGTGCTCACCCTGGGCTGGAGTCGCTTTTCGACGGGCTCCTCGCCCGTACCGCCGAGCTCGATTAA
- the smc gene encoding chromosome segregation protein SMC: MRLEKIKLAGFKSFVDPTSVPFLSDLVGVVGPNGCGKSNVIDAVRWVMGESSAKMLRGESMADVIFNGSSSRKPVGMASIELLFDNGDGGVGGEYARFSQIAVKRQVSRDGQSVYFLNGARCRRRDVQDLFLGTGLGPRSYAIIEQGTISRLIEARPEELRLFLEEAAGISKYKERRRETETRMRHTRENLDRLNDLRDEVAKQLQHLERQAASAARYQQLKVEERQREAELKALRWRTLDREVGEQDRTLGGLEVRLSESQAHQRRIEADLETQRDAYADASEAFNEAQGRYYEVGGAIARIEQAIQFMKETRTGQEGELARVRRELDDSIDHLARDEARLAELAAALADEEPALARVEAELGEVIERVAASETALHEWDNQWEALEREAAVPGEQAQAERARINHLEQGLGQDERRLARLAEEARHLDPQPLEDEVEGLLERDEECEVRVTELEAARQALEGEFAELERQGEAVQRRLDEVRTGLQEARGRHASLVALQEAARQDPDAGLAGWLEAAGLAAAPRLLDHLEVEPGWERAVEVALAAHLRAVCTDEFEAHGRAGGEVGALALLDTRQAAAPAVPDDDGLSARVRCPWSLHGLLGSVGAVEDLETALARRGELGPGERLITRDGVLVGANWLHRPTLDGVVGGVLERAEALKDVEREIAAAEAALAKLVGEQEAAQAVRRERLAQREQVVADLEDANRERGRLRAELVGRRTRLEHLHERRAAIEAERGELGERRGELIAEIEVGREQLHDLLARIEQLAERRERLAAQRDALREALATARAAERSGRDQVQQRKVGVESQRTEQEALRRNLSRARSLRDQHATRLEELTRALAEAAEPFAERQAELEEQLGQQVEAETALRVARDHLEEIDTRIRELEQERQRIEQAVAEHARNLDALRLARQERLVRRRTLEEQLASAEQNAEALLAGLDPAASEEVWQEELTKIAARIQRLGAVNLAAIDELKEQSERRVYLDAQHADITRSLETLEQAIRKIDRETRQRFKDTFERVNEGFASLFPRLFGGGQAYLDLTGEDLLETGVTVMARPPGKRNSSIHLLSGGEKALTAVALVFAIFQLNPAPFCMLDEVDAPLDEANVGRFCDLLRSMSSQVQFIFITHNKVTMEVAQHLLGVTMHEPGVSRLVSVDVDAAVELAAAS; the protein is encoded by the coding sequence ATGCGACTCGAGAAGATCAAGCTGGCCGGCTTCAAGTCCTTCGTCGATCCGACCTCGGTACCGTTCCTGAGCGATTTGGTCGGCGTCGTTGGGCCGAACGGCTGTGGCAAATCCAACGTCATCGACGCCGTTCGCTGGGTGATGGGCGAGAGTTCGGCGAAGATGTTGCGTGGCGAGTCGATGGCCGACGTGATCTTCAACGGCTCCAGCAGCCGCAAGCCGGTCGGCATGGCGAGCATCGAGCTGTTGTTCGACAACGGCGACGGCGGGGTCGGTGGCGAGTACGCCCGCTTCAGCCAGATCGCCGTCAAGCGTCAGGTCTCGCGCGACGGCCAATCCGTCTACTTTCTCAACGGTGCGCGCTGCCGGCGCCGCGACGTGCAGGACCTGTTCCTGGGCACCGGGCTCGGACCGCGCAGCTATGCCATCATCGAGCAGGGGACGATCTCGCGGCTGATCGAGGCGCGTCCCGAGGAGCTGCGCCTGTTTCTCGAAGAGGCGGCCGGTATCTCGAAATACAAGGAACGACGCCGCGAGACCGAGACGCGGATGCGTCATACGCGCGAAAACCTCGACCGTCTGAACGACCTGCGCGACGAGGTCGCCAAGCAGCTTCAGCACCTGGAGCGCCAGGCGGCGAGCGCCGCGCGCTACCAGCAGCTGAAGGTCGAGGAGCGGCAGCGCGAGGCCGAGCTCAAGGCGTTGCGCTGGCGCACCCTCGATCGCGAGGTCGGTGAGCAGGATCGCACGCTCGGTGGGCTCGAGGTCAGGCTCAGCGAGTCCCAGGCCCATCAGCGGCGTATCGAGGCGGATCTGGAGACCCAGCGCGATGCCTATGCCGACGCCTCAGAGGCCTTCAACGAGGCCCAGGGGCGCTACTACGAGGTCGGTGGCGCGATCGCCCGCATCGAGCAGGCGATCCAGTTCATGAAGGAGACCCGTACCGGTCAAGAGGGGGAGCTGGCGCGTGTGCGCCGGGAGCTCGATGACTCGATCGACCACCTGGCCCGCGACGAGGCACGTCTCGCCGAGCTAGCCGCCGCCCTCGCCGACGAGGAGCCGGCCCTGGCACGGGTCGAGGCCGAGCTGGGCGAGGTCATCGAACGGGTGGCGGCGAGCGAGACGGCGCTGCACGAGTGGGATAACCAGTGGGAGGCGCTCGAACGCGAGGCGGCGGTCCCCGGCGAGCAGGCCCAGGCCGAACGGGCACGGATCAATCACCTGGAGCAGGGCCTGGGGCAGGACGAACGGCGGCTCGCGCGGCTGGCCGAGGAGGCCCGGCACCTGGACCCCCAGCCCCTCGAGGACGAGGTCGAGGGATTGTTGGAGCGGGACGAGGAGTGCGAGGTCCGCGTCACCGAGCTTGAGGCGGCCCGCCAGGCGCTGGAGGGCGAATTCGCCGAGCTGGAGCGTCAGGGTGAGGCCGTGCAGCGACGGCTCGATGAGGTCCGTACTGGACTTCAGGAGGCACGTGGGCGTCATGCCTCGCTGGTTGCCCTGCAGGAAGCGGCCCGCCAGGACCCGGATGCAGGCCTTGCCGGATGGCTCGAGGCGGCGGGCCTGGCGGCGGCGCCGCGGCTGCTCGACCACCTGGAGGTCGAGCCGGGCTGGGAGCGGGCCGTCGAGGTTGCCCTCGCCGCCCACCTGCGGGCCGTGTGCACCGACGAGTTCGAGGCCCACGGGCGCGCCGGCGGGGAGGTCGGCGCGCTCGCTTTGCTCGATACGCGCCAGGCGGCTGCGCCGGCCGTGCCCGATGATGACGGCCTGTCCGCGCGCGTGCGCTGCCCCTGGTCGCTGCACGGCCTGTTGGGGTCGGTGGGGGCTGTCGAGGACCTCGAGACCGCCTTGGCTCGGCGCGGCGAGCTCGGTCCGGGCGAGCGTTTGATTACGCGCGACGGGGTCCTGGTCGGGGCCAATTGGCTGCATCGCCCGACACTCGATGGGGTCGTCGGTGGGGTGTTGGAGCGGGCCGAGGCGCTGAAGGACGTCGAGCGCGAGATCGCCGCTGCGGAGGCCGCCCTCGCCAAGCTAGTCGGCGAGCAGGAGGCGGCTCAGGCCGTGCGCCGCGAGCGGTTGGCACAGCGCGAACAGGTCGTCGCCGACCTGGAAGATGCCAACCGCGAGCGCGGCCGGCTGCGTGCCGAACTCGTCGGTCGGCGCACCCGGCTCGAGCACCTGCACGAGCGCCGCGCTGCGATCGAGGCCGAGCGCGGCGAACTCGGCGAGCGCCGCGGCGAGCTCATCGCGGAGATCGAGGTCGGTCGCGAGCAACTCCACGATCTGCTTGCGCGCATCGAGCAACTGGCAGAGCGGCGCGAGCGCCTTGCCGCGCAGCGCGATGCCCTGCGTGAGGCGCTGGCCACGGCCCGCGCCGCCGAGCGCAGCGGGCGCGACCAGGTCCAGCAACGCAAGGTCGGCGTCGAGTCGCAACGCACCGAGCAAGAGGCCCTGCGGCGAAACCTCTCTCGCGCCCGGAGCCTGCGCGACCAGCACGCTACACGGCTCGAGGAATTGACTCGCGCGCTCGCAGAGGCAGCCGAGCCGTTTGCCGAGCGACAGGCGGAGCTGGAGGAACAGCTCGGCCAGCAGGTCGAGGCGGAGACCGCACTGCGTGTGGCGCGCGATCATCTCGAGGAGATCGATACCAGGATTCGGGAGCTGGAGCAGGAGCGCCAGCGCATCGAGCAGGCTGTCGCCGAGCATGCCCGCAACCTGGATGCGCTGCGCCTCGCCCGTCAGGAGCGGCTGGTGCGCCGGCGAACGCTCGAGGAGCAGCTGGCCAGTGCCGAGCAGAACGCCGAGGCCCTGCTCGCAGGCCTCGATCCGGCGGCGAGCGAGGAGGTCTGGCAAGAGGAGTTGACGAAGATCGCCGCGCGGATTCAGCGGCTCGGTGCCGTCAATCTAGCGGCGATCGACGAGCTCAAGGAGCAGTCCGAGCGCCGCGTCTATCTCGATGCCCAGCATGCCGACATCACACGCTCGCTGGAGACCCTGGAGCAGGCGATCCGCAAGATCGACCGCGAGACCCGCCAGCGCTTCAAGGATACCTTCGAGCGCGTCAACGAGGGCTTCGCCAGTCTCTTTCCGCGCCTTTTCGGTGGTGGCCAGGCCTATCTGGACCTGACCGGCGAGGATCTGTTGGAGACGGGCGTGACCGTCATGGCGCGCCCGCCGGGCAAGCGCAACAGCAGCATCCACCTGCTCTCGGGCGGGGAGAAGGCCCTCACCGCGGTGGCGCTCGTGTTCGCGATCTTCCAGCTCAACCCGGCGCCCTTCTGCATGCTCGACGAGGTCGATGCGCCGCTCGATGAGGCCAACGTCGGGCGCTTCTGCGACCTGCTGCGGTCGATGTCGAGTCAGGTCCAGTTCATCTTCATCACCCACAACAAGGTGACGATGGAGGTGGCCCAGCATCTCCTCGGGGTGACGATGCACGAGCCCGGGGTCTCGCGCCTGGTCTCCGTCGACGTGGATGCGGCAGTGGAGCTTGCCGCGGCCTCCTAG
- a CDS encoding DEAD/DEAH box helicase: MIDCKALEPEIVTLRALEAPPSPWRANREARLITDNAQRLLCQDDRVVPVEYVDRGDVLRYDAGHCLWCLIDSTDDRLRLRVLRCRGALALDLQVGVDDRLVDQLHKQRRIKEPTAEAARAWLEDELLLAPTIGLAGTRALARADNTGTRLTLVGRRHEADLRERDGRWIIVRLAPARQHDSELTLLHGALAIVDASTAAVLRSPAQRQQFQEYLDAHGDYVELWRRYAAIEWGQATEAGRTLSVLRYQDREPCGEEQLRWRYAVDPEQARAFMERWEALARDSKLPDLAIEACAEPPAWMLNAEQTKGIDSGRPVVGERPVLRDGWLILSYDPNREHEAPPPSGLLCLSIHGQRKAHERRQQALERIRSSANPMPQLRLLLEGQPVPTRTDWRLEKALSRQARAAFHGEPTDMQTRALDLALNTPDIAVIIGPPGTGKTQVISALQRRLAEVYPDPRSIQYQLLITSFQHDAVDNAMGRIEVFGLPGLRVGGRRRDAESPDNDRLSGWREARLAELAPRLDAAIAAEPVFAALRGLRDATTRLRIQPLTPGERAELAREIDARLQDLAETHRLRPTAATEQRWRDWLAARPPEPAIASTRGPTRRLWRQAIWSLRTSTSAFADDGAAQCLRLLDLADRRDQDLPDGDCTSLEALAMTPVPSDRQLADLAALRERLLTASRPDLRPPVLRNVLDTEGCRLLDILLGELDAHLKRRPEWARLAIIGDYLDDLRLDPTRIEQAVRAYTTVLGATCQQAAAEPMRGLLSLDPKDGISFDTVVIDEAARATPLDLLIPMAMGRRRIVLVGDHRQLPHLLDPDTEKSLEEAGELTQAETKALEDSLFERLVLRLRRLEEEHPGQPKRVVMLDTQFRMHPVLGDFVSRTFYEAVGEPAIRSGRSATDFGHPMPELEGRVCAWIDVPAHSRDDRDRRLPAGSRIRAAEAERAACEASRILDACPDLSLGVITFYAAQRDLILEHMGDHSLAERHEGRWRVRPEWARDERGAERLLVGTVDAFQGKEFDIVLLSIVRTDSPLRGEDRGLALTRKYGFLRVPNRMNVAMSRQRRLLIAIGDIALARAPETAEAAPGLAAFLDLCERAHGRVL; this comes from the coding sequence TTGATCGACTGCAAGGCCCTGGAACCGGAGATCGTCACGCTGCGCGCGCTGGAGGCGCCGCCGAGTCCCTGGCGTGCCAACCGCGAGGCCCGGCTCATCACCGACAACGCTCAGCGCCTGCTGTGTCAAGACGATCGCGTTGTGCCCGTCGAGTATGTCGACCGCGGCGATGTGCTGCGCTATGACGCCGGCCACTGCCTTTGGTGCCTGATCGACAGCACGGACGACCGGCTGCGCCTACGCGTGCTGCGCTGCCGGGGCGCCCTGGCGCTGGACCTGCAGGTCGGTGTCGACGACCGCCTGGTGGACCAGCTGCACAAGCAGCGGCGGATAAAGGAGCCGACGGCCGAAGCTGCCCGCGCCTGGTTGGAGGACGAACTGCTGCTGGCGCCCACGATCGGACTCGCCGGCACGCGGGCCTTGGCCCGCGCCGACAACACCGGTACCCGCCTGACGTTGGTAGGCCGTCGCCACGAGGCCGATCTGCGCGAGCGCGACGGGCGCTGGATCATCGTGCGCCTCGCTCCGGCGCGACAGCATGATAGTGAGCTGACGCTGCTGCACGGTGCCCTTGCGATCGTCGACGCCAGTACCGCCGCGGTCCTGCGCTCGCCGGCCCAGCGTCAACAGTTCCAGGAGTATCTCGATGCCCATGGCGACTACGTGGAGCTGTGGCGCCGCTACGCCGCCATCGAATGGGGTCAGGCCACGGAAGCGGGACGAACGCTCAGCGTGCTGCGCTACCAAGACCGCGAGCCTTGCGGGGAAGAACAGCTACGGTGGCGCTACGCGGTTGACCCGGAGCAGGCCCGCGCCTTTATGGAGCGCTGGGAGGCGCTGGCCCGCGATAGCAAATTGCCGGACCTGGCCATCGAAGCCTGCGCCGAACCGCCCGCCTGGATGCTGAACGCCGAGCAAACCAAGGGCATCGATAGCGGCCGTCCAGTCGTGGGCGAGCGCCCGGTGCTGCGAGACGGTTGGCTCATCCTCAGCTATGACCCCAACCGCGAGCACGAGGCTCCGCCACCGAGCGGTCTTCTGTGCCTGTCGATTCATGGCCAGCGCAAGGCCCATGAACGCCGCCAACAGGCCCTAGAGCGCATCCGCAGCAGCGCTAACCCCATGCCGCAGCTACGCCTTCTGCTGGAAGGCCAGCCGGTGCCCACCCGTACCGACTGGCGCCTAGAGAAGGCCCTGAGCCGACAGGCCCGCGCCGCCTTTCATGGCGAGCCCACCGACATGCAGACGCGCGCCCTGGACTTAGCGCTGAACACGCCGGACATCGCGGTCATCATCGGTCCGCCCGGGACCGGCAAGACCCAGGTCATCTCCGCCCTGCAGCGGCGCCTCGCCGAGGTCTACCCCGATCCGCGCTCCATCCAATACCAACTGCTGATCACGAGCTTTCAGCACGACGCCGTGGACAACGCAATGGGCCGCATTGAGGTTTTCGGCCTGCCGGGGTTACGCGTGGGCGGTCGCCGCCGCGACGCCGAGAGCCCCGACAACGACCGGCTCTCGGGCTGGCGGGAGGCGCGGCTCGCGGAGCTTGCCCCAAGACTCGACGCCGCCATCGCTGCGGAACCGGTCTTCGCCGCATTGCGGGGCTTGCGCGATGCGACGACCCGGCTACGGATCCAACCGCTGACGCCCGGGGAGCGTGCCGAACTGGCGCGCGAGATCGACGCCAGGCTGCAAGACCTCGCCGAAACGCATCGCCTCCGGCCGACCGCCGCCACCGAGCAGCGTTGGCGCGATTGGCTGGCCGCCCGCCCGCCGGAGCCTGCGATCGCCAGCACGCGCGGACCGACGCGCCGACTGTGGCGGCAAGCCATCTGGTCGCTGCGCACGAGCACCAGCGCCTTCGCCGACGACGGCGCCGCACAGTGTTTGCGACTGCTGGACCTGGCCGATCGCCGCGACCAGGACCTACCCGATGGGGACTGCACTTCGCTTGAGGCGCTGGCGATGACGCCCGTTCCGTCCGACCGACAGCTGGCGGATCTCGCGGCGCTGCGCGAGCGCCTGCTGACCGCGAGCCGCCCGGATCTACGGCCTCCCGTGCTTCGCAATGTCCTGGACACGGAGGGCTGCCGCTTGCTCGACATTCTGCTCGGCGAGCTGGACGCGCACCTGAAGCGGCGCCCGGAGTGGGCTCGACTCGCGATCATCGGCGATTATCTCGACGACCTCAGGCTCGACCCGACGCGCATTGAGCAAGCCGTGCGCGCCTATACGACGGTGCTCGGCGCCACCTGCCAGCAAGCGGCGGCCGAGCCCATGCGCGGTCTGCTCAGCCTGGATCCCAAGGATGGCATCAGCTTCGACACCGTGGTCATCGACGAGGCCGCCCGGGCGACGCCGCTCGACCTACTGATCCCGATGGCCATGGGCCGCCGCCGCATCGTGCTGGTCGGCGACCACCGCCAGCTGCCGCACCTGCTCGACCCGGACACCGAAAAGTCCCTGGAAGAGGCCGGTGAACTGACACAAGCTGAAACGAAGGCTTTGGAGGATAGCCTGTTCGAACGGTTGGTCCTGCGGCTGCGCCGGCTGGAGGAGGAGCATCCCGGACAGCCCAAGCGGGTGGTCATGCTCGACACCCAGTTCCGCATGCACCCGGTCCTCGGCGACTTCGTCAGCCGCACCTTCTATGAGGCCGTGGGCGAGCCGGCGATCCGATCGGGTCGCTCGGCAACGGACTTCGGCCATCCGATGCCGGAGCTCGAGGGCCGTGTCTGTGCCTGGATCGATGTGCCCGCCCACAGCCGCGATGACCGCGACCGTCGCCTGCCTGCCGGCAGCCGCATCCGCGCCGCCGAGGCGGAGCGCGCCGCCTGCGAGGCTAGTCGCATCCTCGACGCCTGTCCGGACTTGAGCCTCGGCGTCATCACCTTCTACGCCGCCCAGCGCGATCTGATCCTGGAGCACATGGGTGACCACTCGCTCGCCGAACGGCACGAGGGTCGCTGGCGGGTCAGACCCGAGTGGGCGCGCGACGAGCGCGGTGCCGAACGGCTGCTGGTCGGCACCGTCGACGCCTTCCAGGGCAAGGAGTTCGACATCGTGCTGTTGTCCATCGTGCGCACCGACTCCCCTCTGCGGGGTGAGGATCGGGGGCTGGCCCTGACCCGCAAGTACGGCTTCCTGCGCGTGCCGAACCGGATGAATGTGGCCATGAGTCGCCAGCGGCGGCTGCTGATCGCCATCGGCGACATCGCGCTGGCCCGCGCACCCGAGACCGCCGAGGCCGCCCCGGGCCTTGCTGCATTCCTAGATCTTTGCGAGAGGGCGCATGGCCGTGTTCTCTGA
- a CDS encoding AAA family ATPase, which translates to MKSQFAERLAALDEALSDLGSKREDLDRLLAEAKQTETDLAEARADHEQKQTQLAERERQLNDREKAIELRELDARNGFLEQQRDALKTLRDEIRRLEAERDQVIARTEQEEREVRERIDAMRAAQRDAQQADKDALAQDRQALEEERQKLALERKHLEQARRNEEGIKRQIRQALEDEHKREIDELKREIYQARRNAGADAKTIQEQRQALEAVADLNRLLEHHGFADAEALLQRFDDLRSENRQLREDQRHRSDDDLEAENEALRERCDDYEQRLEDQARQINALKNEVGTRRVSVLEKQALEQEKRVLEQHKRALDSAVIELEQRLDDLTTRQQGRSAFEALAKMDKDLVGGTPVDEVPALDVLAQELRQRIAGALDAPLYYPEQVIRLFLGGLAMSQLHILQGISGTGKTSLALAFAKAVGGHCTEVPVQAGWRDRDDLLGHFNAFERRFYERECLQAIYRAGTEPFKDRVNIVLLDEMNLSHPEQYFAELLSALEMPAARRRVVLTESALPDPPLLMRADGCDGRKLALPDNLWFIGTANEDETTKGFADKTFDRAHVMELRAKDEPFKVEQHGSSLPYSFASLRRQFDKAQEQHCGAVEEGLRALQKSQFTRLLKTEFGLGWGNRLERQALRFVPVVMAAGGSLGEGMDHLLATRLFRAGKVTGRFDVVLDTLQNLETALSRVWKEIDPSNDVPVACLERLDLDIRRKEQQG; encoded by the coding sequence ATGAAGAGCCAATTCGCAGAGCGGCTTGCGGCGCTGGATGAGGCACTCAGCGATCTCGGCTCGAAGCGAGAGGACCTCGACCGCCTGCTCGCGGAAGCCAAGCAGACAGAGACCGATCTCGCTGAAGCACGTGCCGACCATGAGCAGAAGCAGACGCAGCTGGCGGAGCGGGAACGCCAGCTGAACGACCGTGAGAAAGCCATCGAGCTGCGCGAACTGGATGCCCGCAACGGCTTCCTTGAGCAACAGCGCGACGCACTCAAGACGCTCCGCGACGAGATTCGCCGGCTGGAGGCCGAGCGCGACCAGGTCATCGCCAGGACCGAGCAGGAGGAGCGAGAGGTGCGCGAGCGCATCGATGCCATGCGCGCGGCCCAGCGGGACGCGCAACAGGCGGATAAGGACGCACTCGCACAGGACCGCCAGGCGTTGGAAGAGGAGCGTCAGAAGCTCGCGCTGGAGCGCAAACACCTGGAGCAGGCGCGACGCAATGAAGAAGGCATCAAACGCCAGATCCGTCAGGCCCTTGAAGACGAACATAAGCGCGAGATCGACGAGCTGAAGCGCGAGATATACCAGGCCCGACGGAACGCTGGCGCCGACGCGAAGACGATCCAAGAGCAGCGCCAGGCGCTGGAGGCGGTCGCCGATCTCAACCGGCTGCTGGAGCACCATGGCTTTGCCGATGCGGAGGCGCTCTTGCAACGGTTCGATGACTTGCGCAGTGAGAACCGCCAGCTGCGCGAGGACCAGCGGCATCGCTCCGATGACGACCTGGAGGCCGAGAACGAAGCCCTGCGCGAGCGCTGCGACGACTACGAGCAACGGCTGGAAGACCAAGCTCGGCAAATCAACGCGCTGAAGAACGAGGTTGGGACGCGGCGCGTCAGCGTTCTCGAAAAGCAGGCCCTCGAACAGGAAAAGCGTGTACTAGAGCAGCACAAACGCGCCTTGGATAGCGCCGTCATCGAACTGGAGCAACGGCTCGACGACCTGACGACACGCCAGCAGGGCCGTTCTGCCTTCGAGGCGCTCGCGAAGATGGATAAGGACTTGGTCGGTGGCACTCCCGTCGATGAAGTGCCGGCGCTCGATGTGCTCGCCCAAGAGCTCCGTCAGCGCATCGCCGGTGCACTGGATGCACCGCTCTATTATCCGGAACAGGTCATCCGGCTTTTCCTCGGCGGCCTGGCCATGAGCCAGCTGCACATCCTTCAGGGCATCTCCGGCACCGGCAAGACTAGCCTGGCGCTGGCCTTCGCAAAGGCTGTCGGCGGCCACTGCACCGAGGTGCCGGTCCAGGCCGGCTGGCGCGACCGCGACGATCTGCTCGGGCATTTCAACGCCTTCGAGCGGCGGTTCTACGAGCGCGAATGTCTCCAGGCCATCTACCGTGCGGGTACCGAGCCGTTCAAGGACCGTGTCAACATCGTGCTGCTCGACGAGATGAACCTCTCTCATCCCGAGCAATACTTTGCTGAGCTCCTCTCCGCGCTGGAGATGCCGGCGGCCCGGCGCAGGGTCGTGCTGACCGAGAGTGCGCTGCCCGACCCGCCACTCCTGATGCGCGCGGACGGCTGCGACGGCCGCAAGCTGGCGCTGCCCGACAATCTCTGGTTCATCGGCACGGCCAACGAGGACGAGACCACCAAGGGCTTCGCCGACAAGACGTTCGACCGGGCGCATGTGATGGAGCTGCGCGCAAAGGACGAGCCCTTTAAGGTCGAACAGCACGGGAGCTCGTTGCCCTATAGCTTCGCCTCGTTGCGGCGCCAGTTCGACAAGGCACAGGAACAGCATTGCGGGGCGGTTGAGGAGGGCCTACGTGCGCTGCAGAAGAGCCAGTTCACGCGTCTCCTCAAGACAGAATTCGGCCTCGGTTGGGGTAACCGGCTGGAGCGTCAGGCTCTGCGCTTCGTGCCCGTGGTCATGGCCGCTGGTGGCAGCCTCGGCGAGGGCATGGACCACCTGCTGGCCACACGCCTCTTCCGCGCCGGCAAGGTCACTGGGCGCTTCGATGTGGTTCTCGATACGTTGCAGAACTTGGAGACGGCCTTGTCCCGGGTTTGGAAAGAGATCGATCCAAGTAACGACGTACCCGTGGCCTGCCTCGAACGACTAGACCTGGATATCCGGCGCAAGGAGCAACAGGGATGA